The Ictidomys tridecemlineatus isolate mIctTri1 chromosome 6, mIctTri1.hap1, whole genome shotgun sequence genome includes a region encoding these proteins:
- the Lmbr1l gene encoding protein LMBR1L isoform X4, producing MEAADYEVLSVREQLFHERVRECIISILLFATLYILCHIFLTRFKKPAEFTTVDDEDATVNKIALELCTFTLAVALGAVLLLPFSIISNEVLLSLPRNYYIQWLNGSLIHGLWNLVFLFSNLSLIFLMPFAYFFTESEGFAGSRKGVLGRVYETVVMLMLLTLLVLGMVWVASAIVDNKASRESLYDFWEYYLPYLYSCISFLGVLLLLVCTPLGLARMFSVTGKLLVKPRLLEDLEEQLYCSAFEEAALTRRICNPTSCWLPLDMELLHRQVLALQTQRVLLEKRRKASAWQRNLGYPLAMLCLLVLTGLSVLIVAIHILELLIDEAAMPRGMQGASLGQVSFSKLGSFGAIIQVVLIFYLMVSSVVGFYSSPFFGSLRPRWHDTAMTQPLLASPHSVW from the exons ATGGAAGCAGCTGACTACGAAGTGCTGTCTGTGCGGGAGCAGCTATTTCACGAGAGGGTCCGCGAGTGCATC ATCTCAATACTTCTGTTTGCGACACTCTACATCCTCTGCCACATCTTCCTGACCCGCTTCAAGAAGCCTGCTGAATTCACCACAG TGGATGATGAAGATGCCACAGTCAACAAGATTGC GCTTGAGCTGTGTACCTTTACCCTGGCAGTTGCCCTGGGTGCTGTCCTGCTCCTCCCCTTCTCCATCATCAGCAACGAGGTGCTGCTCTCACTGCCACGGAACTACTACATCCAGTGGCTCAATGGCTCCCTCATCCATG GCCTTTGGAACCTCGTTTTTCTCTTCTCCAACCTGTCCCTCATATTCCTCATGCCTTTTGCATACTTCTTCACTGAGTCTGAGGGCTTTGCTGGCTCCAGAAAG ggcgtCCTGGGCAGGGTCTATGAGACGGTGGTGATGTTGATGCTTCTCACTCTTCTGGTGCTGGGCATGGTATGGGTGGCATCAGCCATTGTGGACAACAAGGCCAGCAGGGAGTCTCTGTATG ACTTCTGGGAATACTACCTCCCCTATCTTTACTCCTGCATCTCCTTCCTTGGGGTCCTGCTGCTCCTGG TATGTACTCCACTAGGTCTTGCCCGCATGTTCTCAGTCACTGGGAAGCTGCTGGTCAAGCCTCGG TTGCTGGAAGACCTGGAAGAACAGCTGTACTGCTCAGCCTTTGAGGAGGCTGCTCTGACCCGCAGGATCTGTA ATCCCACCTCCTGCTGGCTGCCTCTAGACATGGAATTGCTGCACAGACAGGTCCTGGCTCTGCAGACACAGAGGGTCCTGCTGG AGAAGCGTCGGAAGGCGTCAGCCTGGCAGCGGAACCTGGGCTATCCCCTGGCCATGCTGTGCTTGCTGGTGCTCACA GGCCTGTCTGTGCTCATTGTGGCCATCCACATCCTGGAGCTGCTCATTGATGAGGCTGCCATGCCACGGGGTATGCAG GGTGCCTCCCTGGGCCAGGTCTCCTTCTCCAAGTTGGGTTCCTTTGGTGCCATCATCCAGGTTGTACTCATCTT TTACCTGATGGTGTCCTCGGTTGTGGGTTTCTACAGCTCTCCATTCTTTGGGAGCCTGCGACCCAGATGGCATGACACAGCCATGACTCAG